The Salvelinus sp. IW2-2015 unplaced genomic scaffold, ASM291031v2 Un_scaffold648, whole genome shotgun sequence genome has a window encoding:
- the LOC112068670 gene encoding 4-galactosyl-N-acetylglucosaminide 3-alpha-L-fucosyltransferase 9 gives MLSSTFLTGPLRIILVGILGLGGFLMLFVMYYQSAPXQICSPQPALPRHYSKPPENSSLSKKQPEPDKPIMLLWFWPESRRFDFSDCTTFFNIDGCQLTDDRSLYNKADGVLIFHKSINHDLSNLPPSPRPPFQKWIWYHVESPTNTIRIPGLENLFNLTLSYREDADIPVRWRLTARKGQGEDFVLPKKDKLVCWIVSNNNPATGTAVRDNYYRELVKHIKVDLFGKAFARFLRYEDYYSTLSSCKFYLSFENSVHRDYITEKLNGPLAAGTVPVVLGPPRQNYEDFVPGDSFIHVNDFPNAKALAEFLLKLDKDEEAYLRYFQWXXXXXAXXHLVQLSQEFIQAICYACDHVGKHKEYRVVHDIYKWHFG, from the coding sequence ATGCTGTCTAGTACATTCCTTACTGGACCTTTGCGTATCATCTTGGTGGGGATCCTTGGTCTAGGAGGATTTCTGATGCTGTTTGTAATGTACTATCAATCAGCTCCAWCTCAGATCTGCTCTCCCCAACCTGCTTTGCCACGTCATTACTCAAAGCCACCTGAGAACAGTTCCTTGTCTAAGAAGCAGCCAGAACCAGACAAGCCCATCATGCTGTTGTGGTTCTGGCCTGAAAGCCGCAGGTTTGATTTTAGCGATTGCACCACTTTCTTCAACATTGATGGCTGCCAACTGACAGATGACCGGTCTCTGTACAACAAGGCAGACGGGGTGCTCATCTTTCACAAATCCATCAACCACGATTTATCCAACTTGCCTCCATCACCTCGACCACCATTCCAGAAGTGGATCTGGTACCATGTGGAATCACCTACAAACACAATTAGGATACCTGGTCTAGAGAACCTTTTCAACTTGACCTTGAGTTATAGGGAAGATGCAGACATCCCTGTACGTTGGCGCTTAACTGCAAGGAAAGGCCAGGGTGAGGACTTTGTGCTGCCCAAGAAGGATAAATTAGTTTGCTGGATTGTGAGTAACAATAACCCTGCAACTGGAACAGCAGTAAGGGATAACTATTACAGAGAACTTGTCAAACATATTAAGGTGGATCTYTTTGGAAARGCCTTTGCAAGATTCTTGAGATATGAGGACTACTACTCAACACTCTCCAGCTGTAAGTTCTACCTCTCCTTTGAGAACTCAGTCCACAGAGACTACATCACTGAGAAGCTTAATGGACCACTTGCAGCAGGAACTGTGCCAGTAGTATTGGGCCCACCGAGACAGAACTATGAGGACTTTGTCCCGGGAGATTCCTTCATCCATGTTAATGACTTTCCCAATGCAAAAGCCCTGGCTGAATTCCTCCTGAAGTTGGACAAGGATGAGGAGGCATATCTKCGCTACTTTCAGTGGCRTARAMACTTWTYWGCTCASCRACATCTGGTTCAACTGAGTCAAGAGTTCATCCAAGCTATTTGTTATGCCTGTGACCATGTAGGAAAACATAAGGAGTACAGGGTTGTTCACGATATTTACAAATGGCATTTTGGTTAA